One Candidatus Delongbacteria bacterium genomic window, ACCAGACCGAAGCCTGGATCCCGTTCGACTTGCATGTGTTAAGCACGCCGCCAGCGTTCGTCCTGAGCCAGGATCAAACTCTCCATTGTCAAATGTGTTTGTCCTGTTCATCCAAGCCCACTCGCGTGGGCCGGGAACCGCAATGCCATCTGTTGCCAGATGAACACCACGGTGGCATGGTCATTCTTGCTTCCCTTGAACTGTCAAAGAGCATCTTGTCGTCGCTCCGCGGCCAGGCCGCAGATTTTCGCGACGGAAGACCCTCAAGATAGGCGCCTCCGCCCCGTGAGTCAAGGGCCCTTGGCGCAGAATTCTCAATTTTTGCGCGGATTGTGAGCTGGGTCATGGAGTTCACCCCGCCAGGACGAGGCCATTCTTTCCATCAGAGTGACCAATCGTTCACGGACAGCGCCAGCCGGACCGCTCAATTTTTTCAAGAACTTCGTGGGAATTCTGGGCTGAGGGGACGTCGTGGGGGCGCAATCCATTGGGATCGAGCATGGACGGGCCTACTCGCTGCCGCCCCAATCCAGCCGCCGGACCTGCAGCGCGCGGGGAGCGCGGATGCGGGCCGCGGTGTAAATCGGGCGCAGCGCGCTGGAATCGTGCAGGCAAAGGGAAGCCTCGCCGGTCTGGTCCCAGGCCGCGCGCAGCGAATCCTCGCCGCCGTCGGCCGTCAGCAGGACGATCTCCAGCTCGCGAGCCAGGCGAGCATCCTCCGGGCGCTCGAAGCGGAAACACAGCGCGCGGTGGGCGCCGCCCAGCACTGGATGGGCGAAAGTCACGACGGTGGCCGTTTCCCCCAGCGGGAAGTTGGCGGCCAGCGGCACGCGCCGCTCGCAGCCCGCGCCCGGCAGCAGACCGAGCCAACCGAGCAGGGCAAGGGTCAGCCCCGACAGCCTGGCAGGTTGATTCCGCATGTGTCACTCCCCAAAACCCAAGCCGCAGTCACCCAGCAGGGCGCCGCCGCCAGCTCGTCAACCACCGCACTCTAGCCGCCGGCAGCAGGAGATTGTCCTTGGCAAGCCGCAGGGACTTCATTGGATGAACGTATAAGTACTTGTCCGCTTATCGCCAATTTTCTTCACAAGTCCTTGAGAAACGGCATAACTGAGATCGCGACTTGCCGTTGCCGGTGAAATCTGCTTGTTGGCGCGAAGATAGTCCATTCTTGTAAACGACGAGTTCCCGCTGCGATCTCGAAAACGTGTGATCCTCTCCGAACTTGATAAGGTGACACGCTGGGTACGAAGAAGGTCTTCAAGCGCACGATCAATCAACGAAAGCATGAATTCGATGAAAGAGGTCGAATCCCCCAGCTTGTCAGAGTTTTCTAGAGTTTGATAATATTCTTCTTGCTGTTCCTTGATCAACACTTCTACAGGAAGGTGACCAAAAACTGTGGAATATTCTCGAAGGATCAAGGTCTGCCACAGCCGCCCCATCCGCCCATTTCCGTCAAGAAAAGGGTGAATGAACTCAAATTCATAGTGAAACACGCAGCTCTTGATCAGAAGTAGTTCTTTATCATGAGCAAGGTAGTCGAAAAGACCGTCCATCAGAGCATGGACTTGCCGTCCTGGTGGAGCAATGTGTCCCAATTCCTGCCCCTTCATGATCCCGACAGTCGAACCGCGAAATCTCCCAGGACCTTCCACCAGACCCTGCATCAGGATCTGATGGGCTTGGCAGAGCGATGAAATGGAGTAGACGTCCCATTCTGCCAAGCGCTGATAGACCTCGATCGCATTCTTGACTTCC contains:
- a CDS encoding Fic family protein, producing MKPPYSISNTVLALVASIAEKVGEINAAKLDLPPTELRKRNRIKTIQASLAIEGNQMTEGQVTDLLENRRVLAPERDILEVKNAIEVYQRLAEWDVYSISSLCQAHQILMQGLVEGPGRFRGSTVGIMKGQELGHIAPPGRQVHALMDGLFDYLAHDKELLLIKSCVFHYEFEFIHPFLDGNGRMGRLWQTLILREYSTVFGHLPVEVLIKEQQEEYYQTLENSDKLGDSTSFIEFMLSLIDRALEDLLRTQRVTLSSSERITRFRDRSGNSSFTRMDYLRANKQISPATASRDLSYAVSQGLVKKIGDKRTSTYTFIQ